One Longimicrobiales bacterium DNA window includes the following coding sequences:
- a CDS encoding cyclic nucleotide-binding domain-containing protein: protein MTGPPAPRRLARWDHPFDTGMTEGDVDRLLALPLFADMEADRFPRNIPLRGILRNDARKVRYQPGEIVIREGDYGTSAFVILGGGVRVILKSQTRFAPGRTERRRVSFLKSLVSPFLGRPTPEARDFRPASERTGLMTRGVGTETRVYVPDVTGLIERSETVPLAEAGDLFGEMAALGRTDRSATVVAETELELLEIRHPGLRDLRKYDARFGAQVDSLYRDRSLVTRLKATPIFSHLADEELAVVAKAAEWHSHGRFDWDVDLKKRGALDWDERLSDEPIVLLQGDYVNGVTVIANGFGRVSRSFGNSEHTLEYLGRGRVFGLEEFTHHWRTGEPEPHGTTLRALGYLETLFVPSDLVEKYVLGPDRSRPRAKPSLIPSASSAEKGRGRGRSRLPVLPNVVLEGLVDERVHIGGAAMVIDMDRCTRCDDCVQACSDAHDGNPRFLRSGPRIGPLMVASACMHCVDPVCMIGCPTAAISRDKATGNILIDDNTCVGCGTCASSCPWDNIRMVEIRDTAGEVIRDLEMHEPIRKATKCDLCIDEWGGPACQRACPHDALVRLDLSQGPERLAQWLDR, encoded by the coding sequence ATGACCGGACCACCTGCTCCCCGAAGGCTGGCCCGCTGGGATCATCCATTCGATACCGGGATGACCGAGGGCGACGTCGACCGTCTCCTGGCGCTCCCGCTGTTCGCCGACATGGAGGCGGATCGCTTCCCGAGGAACATCCCTCTCCGGGGGATCCTCCGGAACGACGCCCGAAAGGTTCGATACCAACCAGGTGAGATCGTGATCAGGGAGGGGGATTACGGCACGTCCGCCTTCGTCATCTTGGGTGGTGGAGTGCGCGTGATCCTCAAGAGCCAGACCCGGTTTGCGCCGGGCCGGACCGAGCGTCGGCGCGTGAGCTTCCTCAAGTCCCTGGTGAGCCCGTTCCTGGGGCGCCCGACGCCTGAAGCCCGGGACTTCCGTCCGGCGTCGGAACGCACGGGGCTCATGACGCGGGGCGTCGGGACCGAGACGAGAGTCTACGTGCCTGATGTGACGGGTCTCATCGAGCGATCCGAGACGGTTCCCTTGGCGGAGGCGGGGGATCTCTTCGGGGAGATGGCGGCCCTGGGACGCACCGATCGGTCCGCCACGGTCGTTGCGGAGACCGAGCTCGAGCTGCTTGAGATCAGGCATCCCGGGCTCAGAGACCTCCGGAAGTACGACGCGCGCTTCGGCGCACAGGTCGACAGTTTGTACCGGGACCGGTCGCTGGTCACGCGATTGAAAGCCACCCCCATCTTCTCTCATCTCGCCGACGAAGAGCTGGCCGTCGTGGCCAAAGCGGCGGAGTGGCACTCTCATGGGCGCTTCGACTGGGATGTGGATCTCAAAAAGCGGGGGGCGCTGGACTGGGACGAGCGCCTGAGTGACGAGCCCATCGTCCTACTTCAGGGTGATTACGTGAACGGCGTGACCGTCATCGCCAACGGCTTCGGTCGTGTCTCACGCTCGTTCGGCAATTCGGAGCACACCCTGGAGTATCTGGGCAGAGGGCGGGTCTTCGGCCTGGAGGAGTTCACCCACCATTGGCGTACCGGCGAGCCGGAGCCCCACGGCACGACCCTGCGTGCGTTGGGATACCTGGAGACGCTCTTCGTGCCCAGCGATCTGGTTGAGAAGTATGTGCTGGGGCCAGACAGGAGCCGCCCACGGGCGAAGCCGTCGCTAATCCCCTCGGCGTCAAGCGCTGAGAAGGGTCGGGGGCGCGGCAGGTCCCGCCTTCCGGTGCTGCCCAACGTAGTTCTGGAGGGCTTGGTGGATGAACGGGTCCACATCGGCGGGGCTGCCATGGTCATCGACATGGATCGCTGCACCCGGTGCGACGACTGCGTACAAGCGTGCTCCGACGCGCATGACGGCAATCCTCGTTTCCTGCGCAGTGGCCCCAGGATCGGCCCGCTCATGGTTGCCAGCGCGTGCATGCACTGCGTCGATCCCGTGTGCATGATCGGATGTCCCACGGCCGCCATCTCGCGGGACAAGGCGACGGGAAACATCCTCATCGACGACAACACCTGTGTCGGCTGTGGCACCTGCGCCAGCAGTTGCCCCTGGGACAACATCCGCATGGTGGAGATCCGTGATACCGCGGGTGAGGTGATTCGTGACCTCGAAATGCACGAACCCATCCGAAAGGCCACCAAGTGTGACCTGTGTATCGATGAGTGGGGCGGCCCCGCGTGCCAGCGGGCGTGCCCTCACGATGCGCTGGTGCGCCTCGACCTCAGTCAGGGCCCAGAGAGGCTTGCCCAGTGGCTGGATCGCTGA
- a CDS encoding cytochrome c3 family protein: MGGLAFAFTVLVWYSLPAQPLAARLFSPGPLARAHADIESDCASCHTALSDSSYVGDLAWDAFRSSGNKGGPTECGSCHEVPEALTFLPHTLAVASSGSGSLSAHLAPGGADPRSCASCHVEHGGAGAELRPDPAELCASCHLGEPESFKAAHPSLEPFAILEDELRWAFDHTSHSVEYYPREEVAFDCVVCHNAGQVLTMAVNTFEASCTSCHNHVSEVNSVRLPVFQLPGLDYETLEEEGLSMGSWPEDAGIDLEAELTPATRLLLDAEGVRAADRLEAQGALLFDLLDADVELADVETLVWSLKEALADVREREGAALRSRLGRWPGVELTRDLNITLQQWAEALNRASGDWFPDLEAEVARHDAGESVEVRVVSDYDFTAKEVGAWTVDTRTFSVHYSVERHADALARALFEAAAGRASMAGLMTELRHDAAAGSCLKCHGNGLAASADWLETGGAPSEGPESSTSVAGWFDHGPHLSVTTCAECHAETGATPSFDTVPLSLCSACHATEPVDLEEPATMTCSACHVYHDAMSTKAIGTDSATAPESGG, encoded by the coding sequence GTGGGTGGCCTCGCGTTCGCCTTCACGGTGCTGGTGTGGTATTCGTTGCCAGCGCAGCCCCTCGCCGCACGGCTGTTCAGCCCGGGCCCATTGGCCCGGGCCCATGCGGACATCGAGTCGGACTGTGCGTCCTGTCATACGGCACTGTCCGACTCCTCGTACGTGGGTGATCTCGCGTGGGATGCGTTTCGCTCGAGTGGGAACAAAGGCGGGCCCACGGAGTGCGGATCCTGCCACGAGGTGCCCGAGGCGTTGACGTTCCTCCCTCACACCCTGGCCGTGGCGTCGAGTGGCTCGGGCTCCCTCAGCGCTCATCTGGCACCCGGAGGGGCGGACCCCAGGAGTTGTGCCTCCTGCCACGTCGAGCACGGCGGCGCCGGTGCGGAGCTGCGTCCCGATCCGGCAGAGCTGTGTGCGTCGTGCCACCTGGGAGAGCCAGAGTCGTTCAAGGCTGCCCACCCCTCCCTCGAGCCCTTCGCGATTCTCGAGGATGAGCTGCGTTGGGCCTTCGATCACACGTCGCACTCGGTTGAGTATTACCCCCGTGAGGAAGTGGCCTTCGATTGCGTCGTCTGCCACAATGCCGGGCAGGTGCTGACCATGGCGGTGAACACCTTCGAGGCCTCCTGCACGAGCTGCCATAATCACGTGTCCGAGGTGAACTCGGTCCGGCTCCCGGTCTTTCAGCTACCGGGACTGGACTACGAGACCCTCGAAGAGGAGGGCCTGAGCATGGGGAGCTGGCCGGAGGATGCAGGCATCGATCTCGAGGCCGAGCTGACGCCTGCCACGCGCCTCCTGCTGGATGCCGAGGGCGTGCGCGCCGCCGACCGCCTGGAGGCACAAGGCGCACTCCTCTTCGATCTCCTCGATGCCGACGTGGAGCTCGCAGACGTGGAGACGCTCGTGTGGTCCCTGAAAGAGGCACTGGCCGACGTGCGAGAGCGGGAAGGAGCCGCGCTGCGGAGCAGGTTGGGCCGGTGGCCCGGCGTCGAGCTGACGCGTGATCTGAACATCACGCTACAGCAGTGGGCCGAGGCGCTGAATCGGGCGTCCGGCGACTGGTTTCCCGATCTCGAGGCAGAGGTGGCCCGCCACGACGCCGGCGAGAGCGTCGAGGTCCGCGTCGTGAGCGACTACGATTTCACCGCCAAGGAAGTGGGCGCCTGGACCGTGGACACACGGACCTTCTCAGTGCACTACTCGGTGGAGCGTCATGCTGACGCCCTCGCCCGGGCACTCTTCGAGGCGGCCGCGGGACGCGCCTCCATGGCCGGCCTTATGACCGAGCTCCGGCATGACGCGGCGGCCGGATCCTGTTTGAAGTGCCATGGAAACGGGCTCGCCGCATCTGCCGACTGGCTCGAGACGGGTGGAGCCCCGTCTGAAGGCCCGGAATCCAGCACGTCGGTGGCGGGGTGGTTCGACCACGGCCCCCACCTCTCCGTGACCACCTGCGCGGAGTGCCATGCGGAGACCGGGGCGACGCCATCCTTCGACACGGTGCCACTGTCCCTATGCTCGGCGTGCCACGCTACCGAGCCCGTGGACCTCGAGGAGCCGGCGACCATGACGTGCTCGGCGTGCCACGTGTACCACGATGCCATGTCCACCAAGGCGATCGGGACGGATTCGGCGACCGCTCCGGAGTCGGGCGGGTAG
- a CDS encoding M66 family metalloprotease translates to MIPSILFLRRSWLLAAALVGGACSDFATVSDRVPESLIIEPADTLITQGDRAPLRVTVLDQDGEPFSSNPSWATPQWSFSEPDAVGVAPDGSLEGLGGGEVWVQARLAGLVASSRVRVNPNIVALAAPTVYLVQSVQNAQGDVPLISGVQALLRVFVTSDPASFYQPRGRATFYLDGAEVHSVTLLPGSYLIPHEVVESRLDRSFNAFVPGSVLQPGVELVVELDVDATTPLAPGSQVRIPAEGRKALDVKTLPRFDLTIVPVLHASSSNQGLFGWIASLGPTGSTLRFLRSMLPIGELDLEVHETYTTAADLTTDGGWRAFLREITALRVAEGSHRHYYGALVLPSGSKWGGLASIGNPVSVGRPSATTFAHEIGHNVSLRHAPCGGAGGPDPSYPHDGGSIGAWGYESSLGSGLGVLRDPDDYKDLMGYCYPKWVSDYHFKKAIDFRLEVDASPAPAAQQQVLLLWGSAGDGEMFLEPTFVLDAPPRLPSEDGPFRLEGLDHEGGVLFSLSFAPQEVEWGGGHFAFAVPLGAEGVEALDAISLIGPEGALTVDGSTRLPRMALATDRTTGSIRAILRDGVVPAAISATATVRFSQGLPDSGPVRR, encoded by the coding sequence ATGATCCCCTCGATCCTCTTCCTCCGCCGATCCTGGCTCCTTGCCGCCGCCCTCGTGGGCGGGGCTTGCTCCGATTTCGCGACGGTATCCGACCGGGTCCCCGAGTCGCTCATTATCGAGCCAGCCGACACCCTGATCACGCAGGGGGACCGGGCACCCCTCCGAGTGACGGTCCTGGACCAGGACGGCGAGCCGTTTTCTTCAAATCCGTCGTGGGCGACACCCCAGTGGTCGTTCTCCGAACCGGACGCGGTGGGGGTCGCCCCCGACGGGAGCCTGGAGGGCTTGGGCGGCGGCGAGGTGTGGGTCCAGGCGAGGCTAGCGGGCCTCGTGGCCTCGTCCAGAGTCCGCGTAAACCCCAACATAGTGGCTCTGGCGGCGCCCACCGTCTATCTGGTCCAGAGTGTCCAGAATGCCCAGGGCGACGTGCCCCTCATCTCTGGGGTTCAGGCGCTCCTCCGCGTTTTTGTTACCAGCGACCCAGCCAGCTTCTACCAGCCCAGGGGGCGGGCCACTTTTTACCTGGACGGCGCTGAGGTCCACAGTGTCACCTTGCTTCCGGGTTCGTATCTGATCCCGCATGAGGTGGTCGAGAGCCGCCTGGACCGGTCTTTCAACGCGTTTGTCCCTGGCTCCGTCCTTCAGCCCGGCGTAGAGTTGGTGGTCGAGTTGGACGTGGACGCCACCACGCCGCTGGCCCCTGGAAGCCAGGTACGCATTCCGGCAGAGGGTCGGAAGGCCCTGGATGTCAAAACGTTGCCGCGCTTTGACCTGACCATCGTACCGGTTCTTCACGCCTCAAGCTCCAACCAAGGGCTTTTCGGCTGGATCGCGAGCCTGGGCCCCACCGGCTCGACGCTGCGGTTCCTCCGGTCGATGCTACCCATCGGCGAGCTGGACCTGGAGGTGCACGAGACCTATACCACTGCCGCAGACCTGACCACCGACGGCGGTTGGAGGGCGTTCCTCCGGGAGATTACCGCCCTCCGCGTCGCAGAGGGATCCCACCGCCATTATTACGGTGCCCTGGTGCTTCCCTCCGGATCCAAATGGGGTGGCCTGGCCTCCATAGGCAACCCGGTCAGCGTCGGGCGGCCCTCTGCCACTACCTTCGCTCACGAGATCGGTCACAATGTCAGCCTCCGCCACGCCCCCTGTGGTGGTGCGGGCGGCCCGGATCCAAGCTACCCCCACGACGGCGGCTCCATCGGAGCGTGGGGCTACGAATCGAGCCTCGGCTCGGGTCTTGGGGTGCTCAGAGACCCCGACGATTACAAGGACCTCATGGGGTATTGCTATCCCAAGTGGGTCAGCGACTACCACTTCAAGAAGGCCATCGATTTCCGGCTCGAGGTAGACGCGTCGCCGGCCCCGGCGGCGCAGCAGCAGGTGCTGCTCCTTTGGGGGAGTGCCGGAGACGGGGAGATGTTTTTGGAGCCTACGTTTGTCCTGGACGCGCCTCCCCGCCTCCCCTCCGAAGACGGGCCCTTTCGCTTGGAAGGGCTCGACCATGAGGGAGGCGTGCTCTTCTCCTTGAGTTTCGCGCCCCAGGAAGTGGAATGGGGCGGAGGGCATTTCGCCTTCGCCGTTCCCTTGGGGGCGGAGGGTGTTGAGGCCCTCGACGCCATCTCCCTTATCGGTCCCGAGGGTGCCCTTACCGTGGATGGCTCGACGCGCCTTCCCCGCATGGCCCTGGCCACCGACAGGACCACCGGTAGCATTCGCGCCATTCTCCGGGATGGCGTGGTGCCAGCGGCGATCAGTGCGACCGCGACCGTCCGGTTCAGCCAGGGGCTGCCGGACAGCGGCCCGGTGCGGAGGTGA
- a CDS encoding 2Fe-2S iron-sulfur cluster-binding protein, with protein MNIWTALTAPQRLALLLAAASLLAMARGVARLVLSAARRRSVLQRTGDEHRKRVATAMAGYEPSASETGLGWEGFRRLTVSGKEWETASQDVCSFYLEPVDGKTLPDFLPGQFLTFRMGFLDSAGQERHVVRCYSLSWGGARKPYRISVRRINGAPDKSETPGVVSTHLHDRIQVGAVLNVKAPAGGFYLDPQKDGGPVVLISAGIGITPLFSMADSLIESGSTREIWFFVGMRSAHSFPMREQILAWAKDRSGFNLVIFHSQPSADERLGVDFDVRGHVTAEAVRERLGQREADFYVCGPGTMMNSMVGGLEALGIASDRIHFEAFGPASVRRAPKDVDDRIANPYSVRFARSGVSVPWDSTYDNLLSFAEAQGVPIDGGCRSGNCGTCATAVDEGTVEYVARAAAKTESGTCLTCVAVPSSALVLDA; from the coding sequence ATGAACATCTGGACAGCCCTGACTGCGCCGCAGCGACTGGCGCTTCTCCTGGCAGCCGCAAGTCTCCTCGCGATGGCTCGTGGGGTCGCTCGCTTGGTGTTGAGCGCCGCCCGGCGTCGTAGCGTCCTTCAACGGACGGGTGACGAGCACCGGAAGAGGGTTGCGACGGCGATGGCCGGTTACGAGCCCTCGGCCTCCGAGACCGGGCTCGGATGGGAGGGATTCCGGCGGCTCACAGTGAGCGGGAAGGAGTGGGAAACCGCGTCCCAGGACGTCTGTTCCTTCTACCTCGAGCCGGTGGACGGCAAGACCCTGCCCGACTTCCTTCCCGGGCAGTTCCTGACGTTTCGAATGGGCTTTCTGGACTCGGCCGGGCAGGAGAGGCACGTCGTGCGTTGCTACTCGCTGTCCTGGGGAGGGGCTCGGAAACCGTACAGGATCTCCGTCCGCCGCATCAACGGCGCGCCGGACAAGAGTGAAACGCCCGGAGTGGTGTCCACCCACCTCCACGACCGGATTCAGGTGGGCGCCGTCCTGAACGTGAAGGCTCCAGCGGGAGGCTTCTATCTGGATCCTCAAAAGGACGGGGGGCCGGTAGTACTCATCAGCGCCGGGATCGGCATCACGCCTCTTTTCAGCATGGCCGACTCCCTCATCGAATCGGGAAGTACCCGGGAGATCTGGTTCTTCGTGGGGATGCGGTCAGCCCACTCCTTCCCGATGAGGGAGCAGATTCTGGCCTGGGCGAAGGACCGTTCCGGATTCAATCTCGTGATCTTTCACAGCCAGCCGTCCGCTGACGAGCGCCTTGGCGTCGATTTCGACGTGCGCGGCCATGTCACGGCTGAGGCGGTCCGGGAACGTTTGGGCCAGCGGGAGGCCGACTTCTACGTCTGTGGGCCGGGCACCATGATGAACTCCATGGTCGGTGGTCTCGAGGCGCTGGGCATCGCCTCGGACCGGATCCACTTCGAGGCGTTTGGGCCCGCCTCGGTACGCAGGGCCCCCAAGGACGTGGACGACCGGATTGCCAATCCATACTCTGTCCGATTCGCGCGGTCTGGCGTATCCGTGCCTTGGGACAGCACTTATGACAATCTTCTGAGCTTCGCCGAGGCACAGGGAGTTCCCATTGACGGGGGGTGCAGGAGTGGCAACTGTGGTACCTGCGCCACAGCGGTCGACGAAGGTACAGTGGAGTATGTCGCTCGGGCCGCGGCCAAAACCGAGTCGGGGACGTGCCTGACCTGCGTCGCGGTCCCGTCATCAGCGCTCGTCCTCGACGCTTGA
- a CDS encoding multiheme c-type cytochrome — protein MLTSRTRATTAVMGLCLLLTGAVMYTAQETDGLRYDPAKIVGTERCSECHEPAVDQWETTSHYKTFNGADDVEAMHRRDAAAEILDNLGERSAKRGVCASCHYTMQAEEAGGRPRANYGVSCESCHGAAADWIEEHGVYGEDTSGAKWTRETEPDDHREARLTTAEAGGMIRTDNPYALIQNCFQCHTVPNELLVNTGGHQAGSDFNILEWLAREVRHNYLYSDGAENRAAPRDMDAVARSRVLLVLGEMIDVEYGLRGLASATTDGPFAEGLVARIGAGVEALEAIRAAEPAMAATLDTVLAAVAGADLGPNNRPALLAAAETVGSAARSFSESEDGAGLGGLDALMPGVP, from the coding sequence ATGCTGACCTCCCGTACCCGTGCGACCACCGCCGTGATGGGATTGTGTCTGCTCCTCACGGGGGCGGTGATGTACACGGCCCAGGAAACCGACGGACTGCGGTACGACCCCGCCAAGATCGTCGGAACCGAGCGGTGCTCGGAGTGCCACGAGCCCGCCGTCGACCAGTGGGAAACCACGAGCCACTACAAGACCTTCAACGGTGCCGACGACGTTGAGGCTATGCATCGGAGGGACGCCGCCGCTGAGATCCTGGACAACCTGGGTGAGCGAAGCGCGAAGCGGGGTGTGTGCGCGAGCTGCCACTACACGATGCAGGCCGAAGAGGCCGGCGGTCGGCCCCGGGCCAACTACGGGGTTTCCTGCGAGTCGTGCCACGGCGCGGCCGCGGATTGGATCGAAGAGCACGGCGTTTACGGCGAGGATACATCGGGCGCCAAGTGGACGCGGGAAACCGAGCCCGACGATCACCGTGAAGCGCGCCTGACGACTGCCGAGGCCGGAGGCATGATCCGCACGGACAACCCATACGCGCTCATCCAGAACTGCTTTCAGTGCCACACGGTCCCCAACGAGCTTCTGGTGAACACGGGCGGGCACCAGGCGGGCTCCGACTTCAACATCCTCGAATGGCTGGCCAGGGAAGTCCGCCACAACTACCTGTACTCGGATGGCGCCGAAAACCGGGCCGCACCTCGGGACATGGACGCGGTAGCGCGGTCCCGTGTCCTGCTGGTTCTCGGCGAGATGATCGACGTGGAGTACGGGCTCCGAGGGTTGGCGTCGGCGACCACCGACGGGCCATTCGCCGAAGGCCTCGTGGCCCGTATCGGGGCCGGAGTCGAGGCTCTCGAAGCCATCCGTGCCGCGGAACCAGCCATGGCTGCGACCCTCGACACGGTTCTCGCCGCGGTGGCGGGCGCCGATCTCGGGCCGAACAACCGGCCGGCGCTGCTCGCCGCGGCCGAGACGGTGGGATCGGCTGCACGCTCGTTCTCCGAGAGCGAGGACGGAGCCGGCCTGGGTGGATTGGATGCGCTGATGCCTGGAGTCCCATGA